One window from the genome of Acanthochromis polyacanthus isolate Apoly-LR-REF ecotype Palm Island chromosome 21, KAUST_Apoly_ChrSc, whole genome shotgun sequence encodes:
- the arhgap44a gene encoding rho GTPase-activating protein 44 isoform X3 gives MKKQFNRMRQLANQTVGRAEKTEVLSEDLLQVEKRLDLVKQVTHSTHKKLTACLQGQQGTDMEKRSVKSPSKKLPLMILAQCMEEGAAVLGDDSLLGKMLKLCGETEEKLAQELIQFEFQIERDVVEPLYVLAEVDIPNIQKQRKHLAKLVLDMDSARTRFQQSSKSSSHPSTLQPGAKSESLREEMEESANRMEICRDQLSADMYNFVAKEIDYANYFQTLIETQAEYHRKSLEILHSVLPQIKAHQEAWVEKPSFGKSLEEHLNISGREIAFPIEACVTMLLECGMQEEGLFRVAPSASKLKKLKASLDCGVLDVQEYSSDPHAIAGALKSYLRELPEPLMTIELYDEWIQASNVQDMDKRLQALMAACEKLPTDNLNNFRYLIKFLAKLSEYQDANKMTPGNMAIVLGPNLLWTHTEPNMTEMMTTVSLQIVGIIEPIIQHADWFFPGEIEFNLTGSYGSPIHTNHNSNYSSMPSPDMDQSDRKQQHDQSRRPLSVATDNMMLEFYKKDGIRKIQSMGVRVMDTSWVSRKGSSTLARKASSTPPGMQGPGSPADTLIPEQPGELATSPSATPPPGERICSDNVSPNRPDTSHAHPPPGEDRPPPPYPTSSCHTLPHHFYPKPPPCARPVAPGPESQPPGSPPPLLRWSGFTPPAPPPSSSSSSSSSSLDINSNPKPSCLHFPKHSPPGDMSHAPLPDTNASPLYIKTPLVLTRHDQSLGNPPSLPSSAPPPPPWAACPCVRERGPPRLTSSLKSKELSPVIGHKAIQVAGPTVPPSSSPQSSSQSPHSTEHSPHTLRKGSKKLAPVPPKVPYVPSGGMSDQSTGQPSPVSLSPTPPSTPSPYGLACPPGQVPPSSPGQTPLGTPHSLSSPPSLTGTLTKSRPAPKPRQRPSLPPPQPPTAPPGFTGSAMAPVPQPLEQGLLDGLSPGESMSTAV, from the exons aTGAAGAAGCAATTCAATCGGATGCGACAGCTCGCCAACCAGACGGTTGGAAG GGCAGAAAAAACAGAGGTGTTGAGTGAGGACCTTCTGCAG GTGGAGAAGCGTCTGGATCTGGTCAAGCAGGTGACACACAGCACTCACAAGAAGCTGACTGCCTGCCTGCAGGGTCAGCAGGGGACTGATATGGAGAAGAGGTCTGTCAAGTCACCTTCT AAAAAACTACCGCTCATGATCCTGGCACAGTGCATGGAAGAAGGGGCTGCAGTGTTGGGGGACGACTCTCTCTTGGG AAAGATGCTAAAGCTGTGTGGAGAGACGGAGGAGAAGTTGGCTCAGGAGCTCATTCAGTTTGAGTTCCAGATAGAGAGAGATGTGGTGGAGCCTCTCTATGTGCTTGCTGAG gtGGACATTCCCAACATCCAGAAACAGAGAAAGCACTTGGCTAAGCTTGTCTTGGACATGGACTCTGCACGAACAAG ATTCCAGCAGTCATCCAAGTCATCCAGTCACCCAAGCACTCTTCAGCCTGGCGCCAAGTCCGAGTCCCTAAGAGAAGAGATGGAGGAGTCAGCCAATCGGATGGAAATTTGCAGA GATCAGTTGTCGGCAGATATGTACAATTTTGTGGCCAAAGAAATAGACTATGCAAACTACTTCCAGACA ctgatagaaacaCAGGCGGAATATCACAGGAAGTCATTAGAGATTCTTCATAGTGTCCTGCCTCAGATTAAAGCTCACCAAG aGGCGTGGGTGGAGAAACCGTCGTTTGGCAAGTCCCTAGAGGAACACCTGAATATTAGTGGGAGAGAGATTGCCTTCCCCATCGAAGCCTGTGTCACCATGCTGTTAGAGTGTGGCATGCAAGAGGAG GGCCTCTTCAGAGTGGCTCCATCGGCCTCCAAGCTGAAGAAGCTGAAAGCCTCCCTGGACTGTGGAGTTCTTGATGTGCAGGAGTATTCCTCCGACCCACACGCCATCGCAG GGGCCCTGAAATCATACCTCCGTGAGCTCCCTGAGCCATTGATGACTATTGAACTTTATGATGAATGGATTCAGGCCTCCAA CGTTCAAGACATGGACAAGAGGTTACAAGCGTTAATGGCAGCGTGTGAAAAACTCCCCACAGACAACTTGAACAATTTCAG ATATCTAATCAAATTCTTAGCCAAGCTGAGTGAGTATCAAGATGCTAACAAGATGACTCCTGGTAACATGGCCATTGTTCTCGGACCTAACTTGCTGTGGACGCACACTGAACC GAACATGACAGAGATGATGACCACCGTGTCCCTACAGATTGTTGGCATCATTGAGCCCATTATCCAGCATGCTGACTGGTTCTTCCCTGGAG AGATTGAGTTCAACTTGACAGGCAGCTATGGCAGCCCGATCCACACCAACCACAACTCCAACTACAGCTCCATGCCCTCGCCTGACATGGACCAATCCGATCGCAAGCAGCAGCACGACCAGAGCCGACGCCCACTGAGTGTCGCCACAGACAACATGATGCTGGAGTTCTACAAGAAAGACGG CATTAGGAAGATACAAAG TATGGGCGTCCGGGTTATGGACACCTCCTGGGTTTCTCGTAAGGGTTCGTCCACGCTGGCTCGCAAGGCCTCCTCCACTCCTCCAGGCATGCAAGGTCCTGGCTCTCCTGCAGATACACTGATCCCAGAGCAGCCTGGAGAACTCGCCACCTCTCCGTCAGCCACACCCCCACCTGGAGAAAGGATTTG CTCAGACAACGTGTCGCCCAATCGGCCGGACACCTCTCATGCCCACCCACCCCCAGGGGAGGATCGGCCACCCCCCCCTTATCCCACCTCCTCGTGCCACACTCTTCCCCACCACTTCTATCCCAAACCCCCACCCTGCGCTCGCCCCGTGGCACCGGGCCCTGAGTCCCAGCCCCCTGGCTCACCGCCACCTCTGCTGCGCTGGTCTGGCTTCACCCCTCCAGCCCCGcccccttcctcctcttcctcctcctcttcctcctcacttGACATCAATTCGAACCCCAAACCGAGTTGTCTGCACTTCCCCAAGCACAGCCCACCTGGTGACATGTCGCATGCCCCCCTGCCAGACACTAATGCTTCACCACTCTACATCAAAACCCCCTTGGTACTAACCCGCCATGACCAGAGCCTTGGCAACCCCCCTAGCCTCCCTTCGTCCGCGCCCCCACCCCCGCCGTGGGCTGCCTGTCCATGTGTCCGAGAGAGAGGACCCCCCAGGCTGACTAG TTCATTGAAGAGTAAAGAGCTTTCCCCTGTAATTGGACACAAAGCCATCCAGGTGGCAGGTCCAACAGTTCCCCCCAGCAGTAGTCCTCAGAGCAGCAGCCAGTCTCCACACTCAACAGAGCACAGTCCACACACCCTGCGCAAAG GTTCCAAGAAGTTGGCCCCTGTGCCTCCCAAGGTCCCTTATGTCCCGTCTGGAGGGATGTCTGACCAGTCCACAGGTCAGCCGTCACCGGTCAGCCTGTCCCCTACACCGCCTAGCACGCCTTCCCCTTATGGACTGGCCTGTCCTCCAGGGCAAGTACCCCCTTCCTCCCCTGGGCAGACACCATTGGGGACACCCCACTCTCTTTCGTCCCCACCCTCCCTGACCGGAACACTCACCAAATCGCGGCCTGCCCCAAAGCCCAGGCAGAGACCCAGTCTGCCCCCTCCTCAGCCACCCACGGCTCCACCTGGGTTCACTGGCTCGGCCATGGCCCCAGTTCCCCAGCCCCTGGAGCAGGGCCTCCTGGATGGACTGTCTCCTGGAGAGAGCATGTCTACAG CTGTGTGA